One window from the genome of Bacillus tianshenii encodes:
- a CDS encoding M23 family metallopeptidase has product MRNRVNEARKRIERRKKQRKLQQPVRTPRSGASFIPSDEERFGAPPDGNLFEPSFQQDGKKKTFSPEKLVMQVMLASCLFLTTGILFKTQHPQLDSARAFVEKTFEQEFQFAAVSKWYNETFGTPVSLLPVQEKPQEAQNVDEPLDYALPVTGKVLETFEKNGQGVMLATGQGIEVEVIDKGVVIYAGVKDELGKTVVVQHPDGTETWYGHLENIDVALYEWVEKKGTLGKVSNAENHSGSFYFAMKRDGEFIDPSQVIKFE; this is encoded by the coding sequence ATGAGAAATCGTGTGAATGAAGCTCGCAAACGAATTGAGCGGCGGAAGAAGCAACGGAAGCTTCAGCAGCCTGTTCGTACGCCGCGGTCAGGTGCTTCTTTTATTCCCTCAGATGAAGAACGGTTCGGCGCGCCGCCGGATGGGAATTTGTTTGAACCGTCGTTTCAGCAAGATGGAAAGAAAAAGACATTTTCACCAGAAAAGCTTGTGATGCAGGTGATGCTTGCTAGCTGTTTATTTTTAACGACTGGTATTCTTTTTAAGACGCAGCATCCGCAGCTAGATTCAGCGAGGGCATTTGTTGAGAAGACGTTTGAACAAGAATTTCAGTTTGCCGCCGTGTCAAAGTGGTATAACGAAACGTTTGGGACGCCTGTGTCGCTTCTTCCAGTACAAGAAAAGCCGCAGGAGGCGCAAAACGTTGATGAGCCGCTCGATTATGCTTTGCCTGTAACAGGGAAGGTGCTGGAGACATTTGAGAAGAATGGACAAGGTGTCATGTTAGCAACAGGGCAAGGTATTGAGGTGGAGGTGATTGACAAAGGCGTCGTCATCTATGCAGGTGTGAAAGACGAACTCGGTAAGACTGTCGTCGTTCAGCATCCAGATGGAACTGAAACATGGTACGGCCATCTTGAAAATATCGATGTCGCACTTTATGAATGGGTTGAGAAGAAAGGGACGCTTGGAAAGGTTTCAAATGCAGAGAATCACTCAGGTTCCTTTTATTTTGCGATGAAGCGTGATGGCGAATTCATCGATCCAAGTCAGGTGATCAAATTTGAGTAA
- the minD gene encoding septum site-determining protein MinD has product MGDAIVVTSGKGGVGKTTTTANLGTALALSGKKVCLLDTDIGLRNLDVVMGLENRIIYDLVDVVEERCRLNQALIKDKRFECLYLLPAAQTKDKSAVSPEQMKKVVEELKEDYDYILIDCPAGIEQGFKNAVAGADKSIVVTTPEISSVRDADRIIGLLEQEEIEAPRLIINRIRNHMMKNGDMLDVDEIVNVLSIELLGIVADDDSVIKASNNGEPIALDPSSKASIAYRNMARRILGESVPLLSLEDKPTVMEKVKRFFGIR; this is encoded by the coding sequence GTGGGTGATGCAATTGTCGTAACATCGGGAAAAGGCGGCGTAGGTAAAACAACTACGACTGCCAATCTCGGTACAGCGCTTGCCTTATCAGGAAAGAAAGTCTGCCTATTAGATACAGATATTGGGCTGCGAAACTTAGATGTTGTAATGGGATTAGAAAATCGAATCATCTACGATTTGGTGGATGTCGTAGAAGAGCGCTGTCGTTTGAACCAAGCATTGATTAAGGACAAGCGCTTTGAATGCTTGTATTTGCTTCCAGCTGCACAGACGAAAGATAAATCAGCTGTAAGCCCAGAACAAATGAAAAAAGTCGTTGAAGAGTTAAAAGAAGACTATGATTATATTTTAATCGATTGTCCTGCAGGGATTGAGCAAGGCTTCAAAAATGCTGTTGCTGGTGCAGATAAATCAATCGTCGTTACAACGCCTGAAATTTCTTCTGTAAGAGATGCTGATCGGATTATCGGTTTGCTTGAGCAAGAAGAAATTGAAGCACCGCGCTTAATTATTAATCGTATCCGTAATCATATGATGAAAAATGGTGACATGCTGGATGTTGATGAGATTGTGAATGTTCTCTCGATTGAATTACTAGGTATCGTTGCAGATGATGATAGTGTCATTAAAGCTTCAAATAACGGTGAGCCAATTGCGCTCGACCCGTCTAGTAAGGCATCAATCGCATATCGAAACATGGCGCGACGCATCCTTGGTGAATCCGTACCATTACTTTCATTAGAAGACAAACCAACAGTTATGGAGAAGGTCAAACGCTTCTTCGGCATTCGTTAA
- the minC gene encoding septum site-determining protein MinC, with the protein MGQKQQLVVMKGTKDGLTLYLDDTCSFQDIMNELEEKLSSNHQQQEDVPLITVHIKTGNRYLRKEQEEDIRKLIRGKKNLVVETIESDVISKQAAIEWKRSSEIVSVTKIIRSGQVLEVPGDLLLIGDVNPGGTIMAGGNIFVMGVLRGIAHAGCYGEENSVVAASVMKPAQLRISDYISRAPDSSSDDGTSEMECAYIDREKKQIILDRLQTLTHLRPNLTRLERGM; encoded by the coding sequence ATGGGACAAAAACAACAGTTAGTTGTGATGAAGGGTACAAAGGATGGGCTGACATTATATCTAGATGATACTTGTTCGTTTCAAGACATTATGAATGAACTTGAGGAAAAGTTATCTTCGAATCATCAACAACAAGAAGATGTTCCGCTTATCACCGTTCATATCAAGACAGGAAACCGCTATTTGCGGAAGGAGCAGGAAGAAGATATACGAAAGCTGATTCGTGGAAAAAAGAACCTTGTTGTTGAAACGATCGAATCAGATGTCATTTCCAAACAAGCTGCGATTGAATGGAAACGAAGCTCTGAGATTGTATCTGTAACAAAGATTATCCGGTCTGGTCAAGTGTTAGAGGTACCGGGTGATTTATTATTAATCGGTGATGTGAACCCTGGAGGAACGATTATGGCTGGTGGAAATATTTTCGTAATGGGCGTACTGCGAGGAATTGCGCATGCCGGCTGCTACGGAGAGGAGAATTCGGTTGTCGCTGCTTCAGTTATGAAGCCGGCTCAACTGCGAATCAGTGATTATATTAGCCGTGCTCCTGATTCATCTTCAGACGATGGAACCAGTGAAATGGAATGTGCCTACATAGATAGAGAGAAAAAACAGATCATCTTAGACCGTCTGCAGACATTGACACATCTTAGACCGAATTTAACGAGGCTAGAAAGGGGAATGTGA
- the mreD gene encoding rod shape-determining protein MreD, giving the protein MSRYILPLIIFFFFIMESVFVDLLGAQVFGAERIFVPRFVLILLIMIGIYYDRQHAVYEGVIFGFLFDVFYTEVLGIHMFMYGVIAYLMGYAKRMLHANLFIVLLLGILSTALLEVFNYSVYTLIGSANMSWEVFTNIRLLPTLLLNSVFTIIAFYPLRRLLEQLYKKRKEAL; this is encoded by the coding sequence TTGAGTCGATATATCCTTCCTCTCATTATCTTTTTCTTTTTCATTATGGAAAGTGTCTTTGTAGATTTACTTGGAGCTCAAGTATTCGGAGCTGAGCGAATCTTTGTCCCGCGTTTTGTATTAATTTTATTAATTATGATTGGTATCTATTATGACCGTCAGCATGCGGTATATGAAGGGGTTATTTTCGGCTTTCTGTTCGATGTTTTCTATACGGAAGTGCTCGGCATACATATGTTTATGTACGGGGTAATCGCTTATTTGATGGGTTATGCAAAAAGGATGCTGCATGCGAATTTGTTTATTGTTTTATTGCTTGGCATCCTTTCTACAGCCCTGCTTGAAGTGTTTAACTACAGTGTGTACACCTTGATTGGTTCGGCCAATATGTCATGGGAAGTGTTCACGAATATTCGCTTGTTACCGACTTTGCTATTGAACAGTGTTTTCACAATTATTGCTTTTTATCCATTGCGAAGACTTCTTGAACAGCTTTACAAAAAAAGAAAAGAAGCGCTGTAG
- the mreC gene encoding rod shape-determining protein MreC — protein MPQFFLNKRLILLLISIILLVTLIGLSINDRDKLTWPEQFVKDSVGWFQSVFHRPAQYAAGFFENVGEIRDVYKENQLLKSRLDEYVALSVKSKELEEENERLRNLLDKKESLRSFTSIQATVIARNPEQWDELIIVNKGAQHGVKKNMAVVTAQGLVGKVKNVSQYTSTIQLLSDLDRTNRISAIVKGNENAFGLIEGYEDEKEALQLKRLPANLKVKKGETVITSGLGGVFPRGLVVGEITEVEPDEYGLTQTAFVKPAAEFYNIDHVMILDRSAISKLDSQYETPAEGEAEESEEEAS, from the coding sequence ATGCCACAATTTTTTTTGAACAAACGCTTGATTCTGCTGCTTATCAGCATTATTTTACTCGTTACGTTAATTGGACTTTCGATTAATGACAGGGATAAATTAACATGGCCGGAACAATTTGTGAAAGACTCTGTCGGTTGGTTTCAATCAGTCTTTCATCGACCCGCTCAATATGCAGCGGGTTTCTTTGAAAACGTCGGAGAAATTCGCGATGTGTATAAGGAAAATCAGCTATTAAAATCAAGGCTTGATGAGTACGTTGCGCTATCGGTGAAATCGAAAGAGCTTGAAGAAGAGAATGAACGGCTGCGTAACCTGCTTGACAAGAAGGAAAGCTTGCGAAGTTTCACCTCCATTCAAGCTACCGTCATTGCGCGTAACCCTGAACAATGGGATGAGCTTATTATTGTCAATAAAGGTGCACAGCATGGTGTGAAGAAAAATATGGCCGTTGTTACAGCACAAGGGCTAGTCGGAAAAGTGAAAAATGTGTCGCAATATACATCGACCATTCAGCTGTTAAGTGACCTTGACCGAACAAATCGGATTTCCGCGATTGTAAAAGGAAATGAAAATGCCTTTGGGTTGATTGAAGGTTATGAAGATGAGAAGGAAGCACTCCAGCTTAAGCGTCTTCCCGCAAACTTAAAGGTGAAGAAAGGCGAAACCGTTATTACTTCTGGGCTCGGAGGCGTCTTTCCACGCGGGCTTGTCGTCGGAGAAATTACTGAAGTCGAACCAGATGAATACGGGCTAACGCAAACGGCGTTTGTAAAGCCAGCAGCTGAATTTTATAACATTGATCATGTGATGATTCTTGACCGGTCGGCAATTTCTAAGCTTGACTCTCAGTATGAAACACCTGCTGAGGGAGAGGCTGAAGAAAGTGAGGAGGAAGCGAGTTGA
- a CDS encoding rod shape-determining protein, protein MLGLGGFSRDMGIDLGTANTLVYVKGRGVVVREPSVVALRTDAGSIEAVGNDAKNMIGRTPGNIVAVRPMKDGVIADFETTAIMIKHFIKQAQKNQSAFSRKPNVMVCVPSGITAVEKRAVEDATKQAGAREAFTIEEPFAAAIGANLPVWEPTGSMVVDIGGGTTEVAVISLGGIVTSQSIRVAGDEMDDAIIQHIKKTYNLMIGERTAEALKLEIGSASKAESIEDMDIRGRDLLTGLPKTITITADEITGALQDTVDSIVEAVKNTLEKTPPELAADIMDRGIVLTGGGALLRNLDKVISEETKMPVLVAEEPLDCVAIGTGKALENLHLFRSKQGITSRSRKT, encoded by the coding sequence ATGCTAGGTTTAGGTGGTTTTTCGCGAGATATGGGCATTGACTTAGGAACAGCGAACACCCTCGTTTATGTGAAAGGAAGAGGTGTTGTTGTTCGTGAGCCGTCTGTAGTCGCGTTACGTACGGATGCAGGATCGATCGAAGCAGTAGGAAATGATGCGAAGAATATGATCGGTAGAACACCTGGAAACATTGTAGCTGTAAGGCCGATGAAGGATGGGGTTATCGCCGATTTTGAAACAACTGCAATTATGATAAAGCATTTTATTAAGCAGGCTCAAAAGAATCAGTCTGCTTTTTCACGCAAACCGAACGTGATGGTGTGTGTGCCATCTGGAATTACCGCAGTTGAAAAGCGTGCTGTTGAGGACGCTACAAAGCAAGCTGGCGCGCGGGAAGCATTTACAATTGAAGAGCCGTTTGCTGCGGCAATTGGTGCGAACTTACCGGTTTGGGAACCAACAGGAAGTATGGTTGTTGACATTGGCGGTGGAACGACAGAAGTAGCCGTTATTTCATTAGGCGGAATCGTTACAAGTCAGTCTATTCGTGTCGCAGGTGATGAAATGGATGACGCGATTATTCAACATATTAAGAAAACATACAACCTTATGATCGGTGAACGAACAGCAGAAGCTCTTAAGCTTGAGATCGGATCGGCTTCTAAGGCAGAAAGCATTGAAGATATGGATATTCGCGGTCGTGACTTGTTAACAGGACTGCCGAAGACGATTACCATAACAGCAGATGAGATTACAGGTGCATTGCAGGATACAGTTGATTCAATTGTCGAAGCTGTAAAGAATACACTTGAGAAGACACCGCCAGAACTTGCGGCAGATATTATGGACCGTGGGATTGTTTTAACAGGTGGCGGGGCATTGCTTCGTAACTTAGATAAAGTGATTAGTGAAGAAACAAAGATGCCAGTGCTTGTCGCTGAAGAGCCGTTAGATTGTGTTGCAATTGGAACAGGAAAAGCATTAGAAAACCTTCATTTATTCCGATCTAAGCAAGGAATCACTTCTCGTTCACGCAAAACATAA